Sequence from the Stenotrophomonas sp. 364 genome:
GCCGGGCTGGTCGAGCACGTCGCGCTGGAAGCGCTCAAGGGCCGATTCGCCCATGCCATCGCGCAGCAGGCGTCCGCCGGAAATGCCGGCGTTGACCACCGCCACGCCGCGCGGGGCCAGCCGTTCGGCCAGGTGGTCGGTCCAGCGCTGATCGCGGTCCAGGCTGGCGGTGGCGCCATCGGTGATGGAATCGCCGATCACCACGACGCTGCGGGCGCCGGCGGCGGCCTGCACCTCGATTCCGGTCAGGAACAGGCGGGCAGTGGTGGTGGACGCCGTGTCCATCCGCGGCGCCAGGGTCTGGTCGCCGGCCCCGATCGACGCGGTCTGGCGGCCATCCCAGTGGAAGGTGCGCAGCGGCGTGTGCGCGGGAACGTAGACACTGACCTGCACGGCTTGCAGATTGCGGGTGGACAGCATCACCGGGTCGCTCAGGCGCGCCTGGCCCGGAGCGATCTGCGTGCCGGCGTGGCCGTCGAAGGTCAGCGCAAGCGGTGCCTGGCCATCGGCACCGGCCACGCTGGCCGCGCCGATCCGCAGCGGCGTGGTGCCGTAGGCGTTGCTCAGGCGAACCCGCAGCTGTTCGCCGCCGAGGCTGAGGCGGGCGGTCTGGCGGAAGGTCTGCCCTTCCAGGGCGGCTGGGATCAGGGTGGGAAACAGGAACGACGCGTCCCAGACCGGCTGCGGGCTGGCCTGCCAGCTGGCCACCCATGGGGCGGGCGCCTGGGCGAACGCCGGGGTCGATGCGGCGAGCAGGGCGGCGGCGGCGAGGCGGGTAAGGGCGTTCATTGGCGATCCGTTGGAGGGGGACGGCCATCGTGATCTTCGCTGCATCTGTGAACTAGACTGCTCGCGGACAATCATCTGTGAACTGGATTCACCCCATGGCAGGCACCGACATCAACCGTTCGGGCGAACTGGAAGTGTTCGTCCGGGTCATCGAAACCGGCGGCTTCTCGGCTGCGGCGCGCTCGCTGGAACTGAGCCCTTCGGCGGTCAGCAAGCTGGTGTCCCGGCTGGAACAGCGGCTGGGCACGCGGTTGCTGCAGCGATCCACCCGGCAGCTGCAGCTGACCCCCGAGGGCTGTGCCTTCTACGAGCGCGGGCTGCGGGTGCTGGCCGACCTGGACGAGGCCGAACGCTGCGCCAGTGCCCATGCCGCGCCGCGCGGGCGCCTGCGGGTGAATGCCAACGTGCCGTTCGGGCACCACTTTCTGTTGCCGCTGTTACCCGGCTTCCTGGCCGCGCATCCGCAGGTGGGCGTGGACGTGGTGCTGACCGACGAGGTCATCGACCTGCTCGAGCAGCGCACCGATGTGGCGGTGCGGGCGGGGCCATTGAAGAGCTCCAGCCTGGTGGCGCGGCGGCTGGGCGCGACCCGGATGATGATCGTGGCGGCGCCCGCCTACGTGGCGCGGCACGGGATGCCGCAGGACGTGGAGGCCCTGCTGACACACAACCGGTTGGATATCGCCCACCCGCGTGCGCAGTCCGGCTGGCCGCTGGTGGTCGACGGCGAGCGGCGGGTGGTGCAGACCGGCGGCAGTGCGCGCGCCAGCGATGGCGAGGCGTTGCGCCGGCTGGTGCTGGGGGGCGTGGGGCTGGCGCGGCTGGCGGCGTTCCAGGTGCAGGCCGACGTCGCGGCCGGGCGGTTGGTGCCGGTGCTGGAGCCAGCCAATCCGGGTGATCTGGAAGAGGTGCACGCGGTGTTCCAGGGGCAGGGCGGGTACCTGCCGCTGCGGGTACGTGCGCTGCTGGATTACCTGGTGGAACGGGTGGATCTGGCCAAGCCGTTGGGATGAGCGGCGTGCGGGTGGATGCATCGGGCGGAGGTACGCCAGGCGGGTAGGTACCGACCGTCGGTCGGTACCCCGCCTCACACCTGCAGCAGCTTGCGGGCTGCCGCGCGGGCTTCCTTGCTGACTTCCACGCCGCCCAGCATCCGCGCCAGTTCTTCCTCGCGGGCCTTGGGGTCCAGTTTTTCCACTGCGCTCTGGGTCATGCCGTCCACCGGGGCCTTGCTGACCCGGTAATGGGCGTGGCCCTTGGAAGCGACCTGCGGCAGGTGGGTGACGCACAGCACCTGACGCTTCTCGCCCAGGGCGCGCAGCTTGTGCCCGACGATGTCGGCCACCGCGCCGCCGATACCCGAATCCACTTCGTCGAAGACCATCGTCGGTACCGCGTCCAGGCCAAGCGCCGCCACCTCGATGGCCAGCGAAATACGCGACAGCTCACCGCCCGAGGCGACCTTGCGCAGGGCGCGCGGTGGCTGGCCGGCGTTGGCCGCCACCAGGAACTCCACGCGCTCGGCGCCGTTCGGGTCGGGCTTGGCCACGGCCTGCGGCTCGATATCGATCAGGAACTGGCCGCCGCCCATGCCGAGCTCGCCGATCAGGGTGGTGGTGGTGTCCGACAGCGCCTTGGCCGCCTTGCGCCGGCTTGCGCTGAGTGTGTCGGCCACGGTCTGCCACTGGCCGGCGGCGCGCTCGATCTGCCCGGCCAGCGCCTGCAGGCGGGTGTCGGCACCGCGCAGCTGCTCGACCTCGGCTTCCATCGCGTCGCGGTGCTCGCCCAGCGTCTCCATCGGCACCCGGTGCTTGCGCGCCAGGTCGTGCAGGCGGCCGAGCCGGCGTTCGATGTCCTCGAACTGCTCGGGGTCGGCATCCAGGTCGTCATGCACCCGGTCCAGCAGCGCCAGGGCCTCGTCCAGCTGGATGGCCGCGCTGTCGAGCAGGGCGTCCACCTCGCCCAGGCGCGGGTCGTGTTCGGCCACGCGGGCCAGTTCGTGGCGGGTCTGCTGCAGCAGCTGCAGTGCCGAGGTGTCCTCGTCGCCATTGAGCCGGGCCACGGCGACATCGCAGGCGGCGATCAGGGCGCTGGCGTGGGCCTGGCGGCGATGGCTGCTGCCCAGCTGGGCGATCGAGGCCGGCTCCAGGTCTTCGCGCTGCAGCTCGCCCAGCTGGTGTTCCAGGTAGCCGATGCGGTCGCTGACGTCGCCCTGGCGCGAAAGCGCTTCGGCCTCGTCCACCAGCGCCTGCCAGCGGGCGGCGGCTTGGCGGACCTGGCCGCGCTCGGCGTCGTTGCGCGCGAACGCATCCAGCAGCGCCAGCTGCGAGGGCCGCGCCAGCAGGGCCTGCTGTTCGTGCTGGCCGTGGATTTCGACCAGGGTCGAGGCCAGTTCGGTCAGCTGGGTGAGGGTGACCGGGCGCCCGTTGATCCAGGCGCGGGAGCCGCCATCGGCGCGGATGATCCGGCGCAGCTGGCACTGGTCTTCGTCGTCCAGTTCGTTCTCGCGCAGCCAGCGCCGCGCCGGGGCGTCCTCGCCGGGGGCGAATTCGGCCGACAGTTCGGCGCGGGCGGCGCCGTGGCGGACCACGCCGCTGTCGGCGCGCAGCCCGGACAGGAAGCCGAGGGCGTCCACCATCAGCGACTTGCCGGCGCCGGTCTCGCCGGACACCACGGTCATGCCCGGTCCGAATTCGAGTTCGGTAGCACGGACGACGGCAAAATCCTTGATCGATAGATGTTTGAGCATGGTTGTCTGTTCTTGAGCCGCGCAACGCTAGCATGGGGCGGGGACAGCTCCAATAACTTGCCTTCGGCCCCCGGAGCCATTATCTAGGATGGCGTCTCACAGGCTGATTCCATGCACCCCACTGCGTCACATCTTGCGCCCCGCGCCCGCCACCTGCTGCGGACGCTGATCGCCCGCCACATCCAGGACGGCGAACCGGTAGGCTCGCAGACACTGGCACGGCTGGCTGGGCTGGATGTCAGCCCGGCCACCATCCGCAACATTCTGGGTGACCTGGAAGACCTGGGCCTGCTCAGTTCCCCGCATACCTCGGCCGGGCGGGTGCCTACCGCGCACGGCTACCGGGTGTTCGTGGACAGCCTGGTCAAGATGCAGCCGCCCGGCGAGGGCGAGCTGAGCCGGCTGCGCACCGAACTGGCCAGCGGCAGCGGCACCCAGGCCTTGCTGGGCAGTGCCTCGGAGCTGCTGTCGGCGATGAGCCACTTCGTCGGCGTGGTCAGCGCGCCGCGGCGCGAACAGTTCGCCTTCCGGCATATCGATTTCGTGGCGCTGGACGCGCGCCGGGTGCTGGCCATCCTGGTGTTTGCCGACAACGAAGTGCAGAACCGGGTGATCGAGCCTCGCCGCAGCTTCGGCCCCGGCGAGCTGGAACAGGTGGCCAACTATCTCAATGCCAACTGCGCCGGGCGGCCCTTGTCGGAGATCCGCCAGCGTCTGCTGCTGGAACTGCGCGACGCGCAGTCGGAAATGGAACAGCTGCTGGCCCACGGCATCGAGCTGGCCGAACAGGCGCTGGTACCGCCGGCCGACGACATGGTGCTGGCCGGCGCGACCCGGCTGATGGGGGTGCAGGACCTGTCCGACCTGGAGCGGCTGCGCGAGCTGTTCGAGGTGTTCGCCAGCAAGCGCGAGATCCTGCAGCTGCTCGAGCGCACCATCCAGGCGCCGGGGGTACGCATCTTCATTGGCGAGGAGACCGGGGTGATGCCGCTGGAAGGGGTGTCGCTGGTCACCGCGCCGTACTCGGCCGGTGGCCAGGTGCTGGGCGTGCTGGGGGTGATCGGGCCCAAGCGCATGGCGTACGACCGCATGATTCCGCTGGTGGAGGCCACCGCCCAGGTGCTGGGCGCGGCGCTGGCCGACCCGGCCGGCGGTGGATTGTCCCGCGATCGCGCATAAAACCCGCGGCTGGACTCTTGAAACGGCACCCCGCGCCCACATAGGGGTGGGTGGAGGCGGAGAGTCACCGCCAAGGATCCGGAAATGAACCAAGATCAGCCTGATATCGCATCCCAGAATCCCGCCGGTGAACCGGCTGCCGAGCCGTCCCTGCAGCAGCAGCTGGACAGCCTGCACAATGAAGTGGCGCTGCTGCGCGCCGAATCGCTGCGCGAGCGTGCCGACCTGGACAACCAGCGCAAGCGCGTGGCCCGCGACGTCGAACAGGCGCGCCGCTTCGCCAACGAAAAACTGCTGGGCGAGCTGCTGCCGGTGTTCGACAGCCTGGATGCCGGCCTCAACAGCGCCGGTGCCGAGCCCAGCCCGCTGCGCGAAGGCCTGGAGCTGACCTACAAGCAGCTGCTCAAGGTCGCCGCCGACAACGGCCTGACCCTGCTGGACCCGACCGGCCAGGCATTCAACCCCGATCACCACCAGGCCATCAGCCAGGTCGACGCGCCCGGCGCGGCGCCCGGCAGCGTGGTCCAAGTGTTCCAGAAGGGCTACCTGCTCAACGATCGTCTGCTGCGCCCGGCCCTGGTGGTTGTGGCCCGCGACTGATCTGGGCGATGGCCAGCCGGTCGTCGGCCAGCCGGTCATCGGCCAGCCGGGCAGAGCCCGGCTCTACTGGACGCTGAACACGTTGGGCCGCCATCGGACACTGTGTTTGGTGGATGGCTTGAAAGTTCTCCCGGCGTCCCACACATCCCATTCATAACCCGGCAACTGCCGGATGTTCCCCGACATTTCAGGAGTCTCCCTCATGGGCAAGATCATTGGTATCGACCTCGGCACCACCAACTCGTGTGTGGCGATCATGGACGGCGGCAAGGCCCGCGTCATCGAAAACGCCGAGGGTGACCGCACCACCCCGTCCATCGTCGCCTACACCAAGGACGGCGAAGTGCTGGTCGGCGCCTCGGCCAAGCGCCAGGCCGTGACCAACCCGAAGAACACCTTCTACGCCGTCAAGCGCCTGATCGGCCGCAAGTTCACCGACGCTGAAGTCCAGAAGGACATCGCGCACGTGCCTTACGGCATCCTGGCCCACGACAACGGCGACGCCTGGGTGCAGACCAGCGACGCCAAGAAGATGGCCCCGCAGGAAATCTCCGCCCGCGTGCTGGAGAAGATGAAGAAGACCGCCGAAGCCTTCCTGGGTGAGACCGTCACCGAGGCAGTGATCACCGTGCCGGCCTACTTCAACGACAGCCAGCGCCAGGCCACCAAGGACGCCGGCCGCATCGCGGGCCTGGACGTCAAGCGCATCATCAACGAGCCGACCGCCGCAGCGCTTGCCTATGGCCTGGACAAGGGCGACAACAAGGATCGCAAGATCGTGGTGTACGACCTGGGCGGCGGCACCTTCGACGTGTCGGTGATCGAAATCGCCAACGTCGACGGTGAGAAGCAGTTCGAAGTGCTGGCCACCAACGGCGACACCTTCCTGGGCGGCGAAGACTTCGACAACCGCGTCATCGAGTACCTGGTCGACGAATTCAACAAGGACCAGGGCATCGACCTGCGCAAGGATCCGTTGGCCCTGCAGCGCCTGAAGGACGCCGCCGAGCGCGCCAAGATCGAGCTGTCCAGCGCCCAGCAGACCGAAGTGAACCTGCCGTACGTCACCGCGGACGCGACGGGCCCGAAGCACCTGAACATCAAGCTGACCCGCGCCAAGCTGGAAGCGCTGGTGGAAGAGCTGATCAAGAAGTCGATCGAGCCGTGCCGCGTGGCGCTGAACGACGCCGGCCTGCGCTCGAGCGACATCAGCGAAGTGATCCTGGTCGGCGGCCAGACCCGCATGCCGAAGGTGCAGCAGGCCGTCACCGAGTTCTTCGGCAAGGAACCGCGCAAGGACGTCAACCCGGACGAGGCCGTGGCACTGGGTGCGGCGATCCAGGGCGGCGTGCTGGGCGGCGACGTCAAGGACGTGCTGCTGCTGGACGTGACCCCGCTGTCGCTGGGTATCGAAACCATGGGCGGTGTGTTCACCAAGATCATCGAAAAGAACACCACCATCCCGACCAAGGCCTCGCAGGTGTTCTCCACCGCCGAGGACAACCAGTCGGCCGTGACCGTGCACGTGCTGCAGGGTGAGCGCGAGCAGGCCCGCTTCAACAAGTCGCTGGCCAAGTTCGACCTGTCCGGCATCGAGCCGGCGCCGCGCGGCATGCCGCAGGTGGAAGTGTCCTTCGACATCGACGCCAACGGCATCCTGCACGTGTCGGCCAAGGACAAGAAGACCAACAAGGAACAGAAGGTCGAGATCAAGGCCGGTTCGGGTCTGTCCGAGGACGAGATCGCGCGCATGGTCGCCGATGCCGAAGCCAACCGCGAAGAAGACAAGAAGTTCCATGAGCTGGTCCAGGCCCGCAACCAGGCTGACGCGCTGATCCACGGTACCCGTACCGCGATCACCGAGCACGGCAGCAAGGTGGGCGGCGATGTGATCGGCAAGGTCGAGTCGGCCCTGGCCGATCTGGAAACCGCCATGAAGGGCGACGACAAGGCGCAGATCGAAGCCAAGTCGAAGGTGCTGGAAGAGGCCGGCCAGGCGCTGTTCGCTGCCTCGGCCGCGGCCGACCAGGGCGGTGCCGCCCCGGGCCCGGACGCCGCTGCCAACAACGGCGCGCACGACGATGTGGTCGACGCCGAGTTCACCGAAGTCAAGGACGACAAGAAGTCCTGATCCGGCCCAGACACGGGGCGTTGCGCAGGCAACGTCCCGTTGTCGTCTCCCCTGGGTCCTGGCAGCCGTAACACGGTTTGTCGGGGCGCCCGACGAAAGAGCGGACGTGGTTCCGCTCTTCCGCTTTGACGAATCCCGACCTCCGGATACCGATTCAAGTTATGAGCAAGCGCGACTATTACGAAGTGCTGGGCGTGTCCCGCACCGCCAGCGAAGAAGAGCTGAAGAAGTCCTATCGCCGCTGTGCGATGAAGTACCACCCCGACCGCAATCCGGGCGATGCGGCGGCCGAAGCCTCCTTCAAGGAGTGCAAGGAAGCCTACGAAACCCTGTCTGACACCAACAAGCGCCGCATGTACGACGCCCACGGCCACGCTGCGTTCGAGCACGGCATGGGCGGCGGCGGTGGCCCGGGTGGTCCGGACATGGGCGATATCTTCGGTGACATCTTCGGCAACATCTTCGGCGGTGCCGCCGGCGGTGGCCAGCGCCAGGCCCGTCGCGGTGCCGATGTCGGCTACGTGATGGAGCTGGACCTGGAAGAAGCGGTGATGGGCGTGGAGCGCCGCATCGAGATTCCGACCCTGGCCGAGTGCGACGACTGCGATGGCAGTGGGTCCGAAGACGGCAAGGTCGATACCTGCAGCGTGTGCCATGGCCACGGCCAGGTGCGCATCCAGCGTGGCATCTTCGCCATGCAGCAGGCGTGCCACAACTGCAACGGGCGCGGCAAGATCATCCAGACCCCGTGCAAGACCTGCCACGGCAATGGCCGTGTGGAGGAAGACAAGGTGTTGTCGGTGAAGGTGCCTGCGGGCGTCGATACCGGCGACCGCATCCGCCTGTCGGGCGAGGGCGAGGCCGGTCCGGCCGGCACGCCGCCGGGCGACCTGTACGTGGAAGTGCGGGTGCGCGAGCACGCGATCTTCCAGCGCGATGGCGACGACCTGCATTGCGAAGTGCCGATCCGGATTTCGCAGGCCGCGCTGGGCGATACCGTACGCGTGGCCACCCTGGGCGGGTATGCGGAGATCCGCATCCCGGCCGAAACCCAGACCGGCAAGCTGTTCCGCCTGCGTGGCAAGGGTGTGCGTTCAGTGCGCAGCCGCAGCGAAGGCGATCTCTACTGCCGGGTGGTGGTGGAAACGCCGGTCAACCTGACCACCGAGCAGCGCAAGCTGCTGGAACAGTTTGAAACCACCTTCACCGGGGAAGAAGCGCGCAAGCACTCGCCGAAGTCGGCGACGTTCATCGACGGCGTTAAGGGCTTCTGGGACCGGATGACCTCGTAAGCGAGACCGGTTGCTGCGATGTACCGAAGGCCCGCTGGCAACAGCGGGCCTTTTTCGTGTGCGCAGGCCGGGGTAGAGCCACCCTTGCGGTAACGCTACGCGGGGGGCGGCGGGCGTAAAATGGTGGCATGAACGAATCCCTCGAAAGCCATCTGGTCCATGGACGCCGCCAGCGCCCGGACGGTCCGTCGCCGGTCGACGTCATCTCGGTGCAGTCGCAGCTGGTGTACGGCTACGCCGGCAACAGCGCGGCGGTACCGCCGCTGCGCGCGCTGGGCGTGCGGGTGGCCGAAGTGCCCACCACGCTGCTCAGCAATGCGCCGTTCTATCCGACCACGCGCGGTCGCGTGCTGCCGGCCGACTGGTTTGCCGAGCTGCTGCTGGGGGCCAGCGAACGCGGCCTGCCGCAGCGCGCCCGCATGCTGGTGTCCGGCTACTTCGGCAGCGTCGGCAATGGCGCGGCGTTCGCCGACTGGCTCGACCAGGTGCTGCCCACCGCGCCGCAGCTGCGCTACTGCCTGGACCCGGTGATCGGCGACACCCACACCGGCCCCTATGTCGAACCCGGGCTGGAAACCATCTTCGCCGAGCGGCTGCTGCCGCATGCGTGGCTGGTGACCCCCAATGCGTTCGAGCTGGGCCGCCTGACCGGCATGCCCAGCCTGGCCGAAGACGATGCCATCGCCGCCGCGCAGGCCCTGCTGGCGCGTGGCCCACAGTGGGTACTTGCGCACAGCGTGGGCGGTGAGCCCGGCCAGCTCGTCACGCTGGCGGTCAGCCGCGATGCGATCTGGCGCTGGTCCTCGCCGCACCTGCCGGTGGACGTAGCCGGCACCGGTGACGTGCTGATGTCGCTGCTGGTAGCGTTCCTGCTGCGCGGCGAATCCTTCGAACAGGCGATTTCGCGTGCCATCGCCGGCGTGCACGTCGCGCTGGAAACCACGCTGGCCAATGGCCACGAGGAGTTCGACGTGCTGGCCGCCGCACCGGCCGCGTTGGCGCTGCCGCAGCGCTTCGTGCCCGAGCGCATCGCGTGAGCGCACGGGTAGTGGGCATCGTCGGCAGTGCCGGCGCGTATGGCCGTTGGCTGCGGAGTTTCCTGCAGCAGCGCATGGGCGTGGAGGTGATCGGCCACGATCCGGCCGACCCGCAGTCGCACACGCCCGACCAACTGCTGGAGCAGGCCGATGTGCTGGTCTTCTCCGCGCCGATCCGGCACACCCCGGCGCTGATCGCCGACTACGTCGCGCGGTCGGCCGGACGCGAAGCCGGCCGTCTGTGGTTGGACGTGACCTCGGTGAAAAGCGCGCCGGTAGCGGCGATGCTGGCCTCCCAGGCCGAGGTGGTGGGCCTGCATCCGATGACCGCACCGCCCAAGGCGCCTACGCTGAAAGGCCGGGTGATGGTGGTCTGCGAGGCGCGCCTGGCACGCTGGCAGCCGTGGGTGCAGCAGCTCTGCGACGCCCTTGAAGCCGAATGCGTACGCGCCACGCCCGAGCACCACGACCAGGTAATGGCGCTGGTGCAGGCGATGGTACATGCCACCCACCTGGCCCAGGCCGGCGTGCTGCGCGAGTACGCGCCGCTGCTGGGCGCGCTGCCCGCGTTGATGCCGTACCGGTCGGCATCCTTCGAACTGGACACGGCGATCATCGCGCGGATCCTGTCGCTGAACCCGGCGATCTATGAGGACATACAGTTCGGCAACCCGCACGTGGCGCCCATGCTGGACCGGCTGCTGGCCCAGCTGCAGCAGCTGCGCGCGCAGGTCGGGCAGGGCGATGATGCCGCGCGGGCGGCGTTCCGCCAGCAGCTGCTGCTGGACAACCGTGACAGCCAGGGCGAGACGGTGTTGGCCGAAGGCAACTACACCTTCGAACGGGTGGGCTATCTGCTGGCCGACCTGACCGAGCGCAACGCGATCAGCGTGCACCTGCCCGAAGACCGGCCCGGTTCGCTGCGCGAACTGCTGCACGTCTTCGAGCGGCATGCGGTGAGCCTGGCCTCCATCCACTCCTCGCGCACGCCGGGTGGGGAAGTGCATTTCCGTGTCGGCTTCGTGGCCGGCAGCGATGTGCGGGCGCTGCAGCGCGCCGCGGTGGAAATCGATGCCACAGGGATCGGCCGGGTTCTGCCGCGCTGACGTGCTGCAACGCCGCATTCATCCACAGGGGGTGTGGATGAGTTGCGCACAAACATGTGGATAACCGCGTGCAGCCGTTGCGGGCAAAGGCTGTCAAGATGGCTGGTCATAAAATGACCAGCCTGCCGCAAACTTTTTTCGGTCGCGCAGATCGGCCGCGTCGCGCGCTCAGGTGGTCAGGGTCAACTCACCGCCAGCGGTGCGGAACTGACGGCCATCGCGGACCAGGTGGCGGCCATCGGCCAGCTCGTAACGCACGTTCGCGTCCGCTGGCGCAGCCGACGCGTCGGCGGGCGCCGGGTCCTGCTTGAATTCGATGATGACGTAGCTTTCGCCCGTGGCGTCGGTCGCGGGAAACTGTCGAAACGACATGAAGCACCTCCTGCAGTGGCATGGACCTGTGACCTGCGCACCATGCAACCGGCAGCGTTAGCGGTGCGTCATCAATCGATGAACTGCAAGCGTGCCAGCTCCGCGTACAGCCCGCCTTCGGCCAGCAGCTGTTCGTGGGTACCCTGGGCGATGATGCGGCCGTGGTCCATCACCACGATGCGGTCGGCCTTGAGAACCGTGGCCAGGCGATGGGCGATCACCAGCGTGGTTCGCCCCGCCATCAAACGCTCCAGCGCCTGCTGCACCGCGCGCTCGCTCTGCGCGTCGAGCGCGCTGGTGGCCTCGTCGAGGAGCAGGATCGGCGCATCCTTCAGCAGCGCCCGTGCGATCGCGATGCGCTGCTGCTGGCCACCGGACAGGCGCGCACCGCGCTCGCCCAGTTCGCTCAGGTAGCCGTCGGGCAGGGCCTGCAGGAACTCGTCGGCTTCGGCGGCCTCGGCGGCGCGCTGCACTTCCTCATCGCTGGCGTCCAGGCGGCCGTAGCGGATGTTGTCCAGCGCGGTGGCGGCAAACAGCGTGGGTTGCTGCGGCACCAGCGCCATCTGCGCGCGCAGGTGGGCCGGGTCGACCTGGCGCACATCCACGCCGTCGACCAGGATGCTGCCGGTGGCCGGGTCGTGGAAGCGCAGCAGCATCGACAGCACCGTGCTCTTGCCGGCGCCGGACGGACCGACCAGGGCCACGGTCTCGCCGGGCCGTACATGCAGGTCGAACCCTTCCAGTGCCGCGGTGTCCGGGCGCTGCGGGTAGTGGAACACGACGTTGTCGAAGCGGATCTCGCCCCGCAGCGGCAGCG
This genomic interval carries:
- the pdxY gene encoding pyridoxal kinase — its product is MNESLESHLVHGRRQRPDGPSPVDVISVQSQLVYGYAGNSAAVPPLRALGVRVAEVPTTLLSNAPFYPTTRGRVLPADWFAELLLGASERGLPQRARMLVSGYFGSVGNGAAFADWLDQVLPTAPQLRYCLDPVIGDTHTGPYVEPGLETIFAERLLPHAWLVTPNAFELGRLTGMPSLAEDDAIAAAQALLARGPQWVLAHSVGGEPGQLVTLAVSRDAIWRWSSPHLPVDVAGTGDVLMSLLVAFLLRGESFEQAISRAIAGVHVALETTLANGHEEFDVLAAAPAALALPQRFVPERIA
- the recN gene encoding DNA repair protein RecN, whose product is MLKHLSIKDFAVVRATELEFGPGMTVVSGETGAGKSLMVDALGFLSGLRADSGVVRHGAARAELSAEFAPGEDAPARRWLRENELDDEDQCQLRRIIRADGGSRAWINGRPVTLTQLTELASTLVEIHGQHEQQALLARPSQLALLDAFARNDAERGQVRQAAARWQALVDEAEALSRQGDVSDRIGYLEHQLGELQREDLEPASIAQLGSSHRRQAHASALIAACDVAVARLNGDEDTSALQLLQQTRHELARVAEHDPRLGEVDALLDSAAIQLDEALALLDRVHDDLDADPEQFEDIERRLGRLHDLARKHRVPMETLGEHRDAMEAEVEQLRGADTRLQALAGQIERAAGQWQTVADTLSASRRKAAKALSDTTTTLIGELGMGGGQFLIDIEPQAVAKPDPNGAERVEFLVAANAGQPPRALRKVASGGELSRISLAIEVAALGLDAVPTMVFDEVDSGIGGAVADIVGHKLRALGEKRQVLCVTHLPQVASKGHAHYRVSKAPVDGMTQSAVEKLDPKAREEELARMLGGVEVSKEARAAARKLLQV
- the dnaJ gene encoding molecular chaperone DnaJ produces the protein MSKRDYYEVLGVSRTASEEELKKSYRRCAMKYHPDRNPGDAAAEASFKECKEAYETLSDTNKRRMYDAHGHAAFEHGMGGGGGPGGPDMGDIFGDIFGNIFGGAAGGGQRQARRGADVGYVMELDLEEAVMGVERRIEIPTLAECDDCDGSGSEDGKVDTCSVCHGHGQVRIQRGIFAMQQACHNCNGRGKIIQTPCKTCHGNGRVEEDKVLSVKVPAGVDTGDRIRLSGEGEAGPAGTPPGDLYVEVRVREHAIFQRDGDDLHCEVPIRISQAALGDTVRVATLGGYAEIRIPAETQTGKLFRLRGKGVRSVRSRSEGDLYCRVVVETPVNLTTEQRKLLEQFETTFTGEEARKHSPKSATFIDGVKGFWDRMTS
- the hrcA gene encoding heat-inducible transcriptional repressor HrcA, whose protein sequence is MHPTASHLAPRARHLLRTLIARHIQDGEPVGSQTLARLAGLDVSPATIRNILGDLEDLGLLSSPHTSAGRVPTAHGYRVFVDSLVKMQPPGEGELSRLRTELASGSGTQALLGSASELLSAMSHFVGVVSAPRREQFAFRHIDFVALDARRVLAILVFADNEVQNRVIEPRRSFGPGELEQVANYLNANCAGRPLSEIRQRLLLELRDAQSEMEQLLAHGIELAEQALVPPADDMVLAGATRLMGVQDLSDLERLRELFEVFASKREILQLLERTIQAPGVRIFIGEETGVMPLEGVSLVTAPYSAGGQVLGVLGVIGPKRMAYDRMIPLVEATAQVLGAALADPAGGGLSRDRA
- a CDS encoding LysR family transcriptional regulator; this encodes MAGTDINRSGELEVFVRVIETGGFSAAARSLELSPSAVSKLVSRLEQRLGTRLLQRSTRQLQLTPEGCAFYERGLRVLADLDEAERCASAHAAPRGRLRVNANVPFGHHFLLPLLPGFLAAHPQVGVDVVLTDEVIDLLEQRTDVAVRAGPLKSSSLVARRLGATRMMIVAAPAYVARHGMPQDVEALLTHNRLDIAHPRAQSGWPLVVDGERRVVQTGGSARASDGEALRRLVLGGVGLARLAAFQVQADVAAGRLVPVLEPANPGDLEEVHAVFQGQGGYLPLRVRALLDYLVERVDLAKPLG
- a CDS encoding SGNH/GDSL hydrolase family protein — protein: MNALTRLAAAALLAASTPAFAQAPAPWVASWQASPQPVWDASFLFPTLIPAALEGQTFRQTARLSLGGEQLRVRLSNAYGTTPLRIGAASVAGADGQAPLALTFDGHAGTQIAPGQARLSDPVMLSTRNLQAVQVSVYVPAHTPLRTFHWDGRQTASIGAGDQTLAPRMDTASTTTARLFLTGIEVQAAAGARSVVVIGDSITDGATASLDRDQRWTDHLAERLAPRGVAVVNAGISGGRLLRDGMGESALERFQRDVLDQPGIASVIVLIGINDIAWPGTAFARDQARPRLSELQAGYRTLVEQAHRRGLRILSATLPPFVGALPGTPLDDYYQPDKDALRQQLNRWLRTDSPFDAVIDLDAALRDPATPSRIAAAYDSGDHLHPGDAGNQAMAEAVDLQVLLPGAHPVAPR
- the grpE gene encoding nucleotide exchange factor GrpE — encoded protein: MNQDQPDIASQNPAGEPAAEPSLQQQLDSLHNEVALLRAESLRERADLDNQRKRVARDVEQARRFANEKLLGELLPVFDSLDAGLNSAGAEPSPLREGLELTYKQLLKVAADNGLTLLDPTGQAFNPDHHQAISQVDAPGAAPGSVVQVFQKGYLLNDRLLRPALVVVARD
- the dnaK gene encoding molecular chaperone DnaK, with protein sequence MGKIIGIDLGTTNSCVAIMDGGKARVIENAEGDRTTPSIVAYTKDGEVLVGASAKRQAVTNPKNTFYAVKRLIGRKFTDAEVQKDIAHVPYGILAHDNGDAWVQTSDAKKMAPQEISARVLEKMKKTAEAFLGETVTEAVITVPAYFNDSQRQATKDAGRIAGLDVKRIINEPTAAALAYGLDKGDNKDRKIVVYDLGGGTFDVSVIEIANVDGEKQFEVLATNGDTFLGGEDFDNRVIEYLVDEFNKDQGIDLRKDPLALQRLKDAAERAKIELSSAQQTEVNLPYVTADATGPKHLNIKLTRAKLEALVEELIKKSIEPCRVALNDAGLRSSDISEVILVGGQTRMPKVQQAVTEFFGKEPRKDVNPDEAVALGAAIQGGVLGGDVKDVLLLDVTPLSLGIETMGGVFTKIIEKNTTIPTKASQVFSTAEDNQSAVTVHVLQGEREQARFNKSLAKFDLSGIEPAPRGMPQVEVSFDIDANGILHVSAKDKKTNKEQKVEIKAGSGLSEDEIARMVADAEANREEDKKFHELVQARNQADALIHGTRTAITEHGSKVGGDVIGKVESALADLETAMKGDDKAQIEAKSKVLEEAGQALFAASAAADQGGAAPGPDAAANNGAHDDVVDAEFTEVKDDKKS